One genomic window of Onychostoma macrolepis isolate SWU-2019 chromosome 25, ASM1243209v1, whole genome shotgun sequence includes the following:
- the LOC131534153 gene encoding uncharacterized protein LOC131534153 produces the protein MKQPRGDQFPTDASKNVDILTPRSYVIVTCEENYSNAFQSTVPRKEVHQTQWSIISRISQGGRAPPMEKRAQYALGIVTLFPSLKDPYSKKGYEHFFDIDSNEGYIAWKIKNTQRELSNGGTSGGRRRSSHTTNNSGPNVEREVTKVQQLEGDQCREAISLLKHTTDNEQIFLKMRETFQHRQKLIHDPEQCSTVLTVFPRFLDTKGLVVQDFDLLFGAETSSKLLEKWDFLKGKVIEQAKDLSKTPLLDHLIQSAEENTDEDDEVPGWDSDP, from the exons ATGAAGCAGCCTCGTGGAGACCAGTTTCCAACTGACGCATCCAAAAACGTCGACATTTTGACTCCGCGGAGCTACGTTATAG TAACATGTGAGGAAAACTACAGCAATGCTTTTCAAAGTACAGTACCAAGGAAAGAAGTACATCAAACTCAATGGAGCATCATATCCAGAATTTCTCAGGGAGG ACGTGCTCCCCCTATGGAGAAAAGAGCACAGTATGCATTGGGGATAGTAACACTGTTCCCCTCTCTAAAAGATCCCTACTCCAAAAAAGGCTAT GAACACTTTTTTGACATAGACAGCAATGAGGGCTACATTGCCTGGAAGATTAAAAACACTCAGCGAGAACTCAGCAATGGAGGTACCAGTGGGGGTAGGAGAAGGAGCTCTCACACTACGAACAACAGCGGACCAAACGTAGAGAGAGAAGTGACTAAAGTGCAGCAGTTGGAGGGAGACCAGTGTCGTGAGGCCATATCTCTACTGAAACACACCACAGACAACGAACAGATCTTCTTGAAAATGAGAGAAACCTTCCAACACAGACAAAAGTTGATCCATGATCCTGAGCAATGCAGCACAGTGCTTACTGTGTTCCCAAGGTTCCTTGACACAAAAGGCCTG GTGGTGCAAGACTTTGATCTGTTGTTTGGAGCTGAGACCTCATCAAAACTCCTTGAGAAATGGGATTTCCTGAAGGGCAAAGTAATAGAGCAAGCCAAGGACCTCAGCAAGACACCCCTGCTTGATCACCTCATCCAGTCTGCAGAGGAGAACACTGATGAGGATGACGAGGTCCCAG GTTGGGATagtgacccttga